In Candidatus Poribacteria bacterium, the sequence CGCGCTTCGATCGCTATGCAGGCGGCAGAGGTTCTCGGTATCCCAGCTGAATCGGTCAACCCAAGTGTTGTTGATACCAATTCTGTTGGTTACACCGCTGTAACGGGCGGTAGCCGTACAACCTACGCGACCGGTTACGCTGCTTATGAAGCCGCACAAGAGGTCAAGCAGAAGATGATCGCTCGCGCTGCGAAACTCTGGGAAGTTGACGAAGCCAACGTGCAGTTCGCGGATGGTGAATTTTCATGCATCAACGGCAAAGAGGAGCAAATTAGTTTCCGCGACCTCTGTGGCAGGCTCGGTGAAACTGGCGGTCCTATTGTCGGCAGCGGAACCGTGAATCCTGGTGGTGCCGGTGGTGCCTACGCAACTCATGTGGTAGATGTAGTAGTGGACGAGGAGACGGGTAAGATCGAGATTCTCCGCTATACCGCAGTCCAGGATGCAGGAAAAGCCATCCATCCGAGTTATGTTGAGGGACAAATACAGGGCGGTGCTGTTCAGGGTATCGGTTGGGCGTTGAATGAAGAGTACATCTACAACGCCGAAGGCGAAATGACCAACGCCAGTTTCCTTGATTACCGGATGCCGACCTGTTTAGATTTACCTATGATTGATACTGTCATCATTGAAGTCCCGAATCCGGGGCATCCGTATGGTGTGCGTGGGGTCGGTGAAGTGCCGATTGTGCCACCGATGGCTGCCATCGCCAATGCTATCTACGATGCAATCGGTGTTCGGATGACGGAACTCCCGATGTCGCCTGATCGGCTTCTGAAAGCTATGGGCAAAATTTAAGTGAGAGGGGTTTGAAACCTCGATTCCGTAGGGGTAGGTCTTGTACCTACCCCTATGATCTCTAATAGCCACGAAAAAATGCCAACCATAGTCATTCCACCCCTCATGCGTAAATTCACAGACGGTGAAGAGAACGTTGCGCTCCCTGGTGCGACTGTTCGTGAAGTGATTAATAATTTAGAAAGTCGCCACCCGGGTATGAAAGAGCGGTTGTGTGAAGAGGACCGTCTTAAGCCCGGCATCGCCGTATATATCAATGGTCTCCTTACTCGGGGATCCCTCCTTGAACGCGTTGACGCGGACGCAGAAATTCATTTCCTTCCTGCTATCGGTGGCGGTATGGCAGAACCTTCTAACTGAACCTCTATAACATTTGGAACATTTTTACTTTGTAAGGGTGTCTTTGCTTAACTGCTATATTTTGCGCTCTTAGGGGTGTATCTGTTGAAGATTAACCGTTTTAAGAGGGAAACACAATGTTAGAGCGATTTACTATGAGAATGCTCGGTGTCGCGTTCGTAATTGTTGTACTGCTCTGTGCGGGGATCTATTTTTACGCGGAGTGGAGTAACAAGCGTTTTATGTCGGAGTTAGGGGCGCCACCCCAACCGCCTGTGGCATCTGAACTCACTGTTGAGATAGAAAGCGAGGAAGTGTCGACGACTCTTGTTGAACCGACGAAATTTGTAAGCGAAGATCCGAATCAGGATGCTGTAGTGTCTGAACCGGAGTCTGTGGATGTTCCAGAACTCATGGACGAGGATGTGCCGGTTGAGGCGACAGAATTATCTGAACCCGCATCTGAATTTGACGCGATGCCGCTGCTTTCAGCGTTTGGATTACCTGAGGAAGTTACCACCCTCTTTGATGAAGGTGCCGACGAAGCGGATTTTGA encodes:
- a CDS encoding MoaD/ThiS family protein codes for the protein MPTIVIPPLMRKFTDGEENVALPGATVREVINNLESRHPGMKERLCEEDRLKPGIAVYINGLLTRGSLLERVDADAEIHFLPAIGGGMAEPSN